Proteins from a genomic interval of Caldicellulosiruptor diazotrophicus:
- a CDS encoding TM1266 family iron-only hydrogenase system putative regulator, whose protein sequence is MERRIGVIGIVVENRKEVSDKLNKILSDHGDIIVGRMGIPYKERGLCVISLIVDGTTDEIGALTGKLGSLLGVKVKSALTK, encoded by the coding sequence ATGGAAAGGCGAATTGGCGTTATTGGAATTGTGGTTGAAAACAGAAAAGAGGTGTCAGATAAGCTCAACAAAATCTTAAGCGATCATGGTGATATTATTGTTGGGAGGATGGGTATACCATATAAAGAAAGAGGGCTTTGTGTTATTTCTCTTATAGTTGATGGAACAACTGATGAGATTGGTGCACTCACAGGAAAGCTTGGGAGTTTGCTTGGTGTAAAGGTAAAGAGTGCTCTTACAAAATAA
- a CDS encoding glycerol-3-phosphate acyltransferase, whose amino-acid sequence MLAAITLLEFFCGSLMFSYWLGKLFKKDITAVGDGNPGAFNLIQAAGIKIGLLGVFLDFAKGYFPLVYFVEKGYLPKSYIIPAAIAPILGHAFSPFLRFRGGKTIATTFGVWSATTRFRVSLFYAVVLALLFLIAKKLKHGGRTTTQEDAFMVVLGFTIVGAYLYLNNFSVYLLTLWFLNLIVMIYKNREKLATFYISLTDKEHEIKK is encoded by the coding sequence ATGCTTGCAGCAATTACTCTTTTAGAATTCTTTTGTGGGTCGTTAATGTTCTCTTACTGGCTTGGAAAGCTTTTCAAAAAAGACATAACAGCGGTTGGTGACGGAAATCCAGGAGCTTTTAACCTAATTCAGGCAGCTGGTATTAAAATTGGGCTTTTGGGAGTTTTTCTCGATTTTGCAAAAGGTTATTTTCCCCTTGTTTATTTTGTTGAAAAGGGATACCTGCCAAAGTCATATATTATCCCTGCTGCAATTGCACCCATCTTGGGCCATGCATTTTCACCTTTTCTAAGGTTCAGAGGTGGAAAAACAATTGCAACTACATTTGGAGTGTGGAGTGCTACAACTCGTTTTAGGGTTTCTCTCTTCTATGCGGTAGTACTTGCCCTGCTCTTTTTAATAGCGAAAAAGCTAAAGCATGGTGGCCGTACAACAACACAAGAGGATGCTTTTATGGTAGTACTTGGTTTTACAATTGTCGGTGCATATTTATATTTAAACAACTTTTCTGTTTATCTTCTTACTTTGTGGTTTTTAAATCTGATTGTTATGATATACAAGAACAGGGAAAAACTTGCTACCTTTTATATTTCTCTTACTGATAAAGAACATGAAATAAAAAAGTAA
- the hydG gene encoding [FeFe] hydrogenase H-cluster radical SAM maturase HydG produces MFKKDQWERCEFINDQMVFEILEKGKKNLDKAENIIQKALNLNGLEPHEVATLLNIEDKSVLEKLFNAARQVKERIYGKRIVLFAPLYISNFCINNCRYCGYHRSNTKMKRRKLTMDEIRKEVEIIESLGHKRIALELGEDPKEAPIEYVVDAINTIYSVYKEKGNIRRVNVNIAATTIEEYRILKEAKIGTYVLFQETYHRPTYEYMHPEGPKSDYDWHAMAMDRAMQAGIDDVGLGVLFGLYDYKFEVVGLILHAKHLEERFGVGPHTISVPRIRPAEGVEVTKERYPYLVSDDEFKKIVAIIRLAVPYTGMILSTRERPGFREEVIDLGISQISAGSCTGVGGYTLEYEGKSTGDLDKDLAQFEVEDKRSPDEVIRTLCEAGYIPSYCTACYRRGRTGDLFMQYAKTGDIQDFCTPNALLTFMEYLEDYGSEKTKEIGRKIIYESLNQIKDEKMRKETEKKLEMIKKGVRDLYF; encoded by the coding sequence ATGTTTAAAAAGGACCAGTGGGAAAGATGTGAATTCATAAATGACCAAATGGTTTTTGAAATTCTTGAAAAGGGGAAGAAAAACCTTGATAAGGCAGAGAATATAATTCAAAAAGCATTGAATCTGAATGGGCTTGAACCTCATGAGGTTGCAACCCTTCTTAATATAGAAGATAAAAGTGTTTTAGAAAAGCTTTTTAATGCGGCAAGACAGGTAAAGGAAAGAATTTATGGCAAGAGAATTGTTCTTTTTGCTCCGCTTTACATCAGTAACTTTTGCATAAACAACTGTCGCTACTGCGGATATCACAGGTCAAACACAAAGATGAAAAGAAGAAAGCTTACCATGGATGAGATACGTAAAGAGGTTGAGATAATTGAATCTCTTGGGCACAAAAGAATTGCTCTTGAACTTGGCGAAGACCCAAAAGAAGCGCCAATTGAATATGTCGTAGATGCCATAAATACCATATACTCTGTTTACAAAGAAAAAGGTAATATAAGAAGAGTGAATGTCAACATTGCAGCAACAACAATAGAAGAGTACAGAATACTAAAAGAAGCAAAAATAGGCACTTATGTACTTTTCCAGGAAACATACCACAGGCCAACATATGAATACATGCATCCTGAAGGTCCCAAATCAGATTACGATTGGCATGCGATGGCAATGGACAGAGCTATGCAGGCAGGAATCGACGATGTTGGTTTAGGAGTTTTGTTTGGGCTTTACGATTACAAGTTTGAAGTTGTAGGATTGATTTTACATGCAAAGCATCTTGAAGAAAGGTTTGGAGTAGGACCACATACAATCTCTGTGCCAAGGATTAGACCTGCCGAAGGTGTTGAGGTGACAAAAGAAAGGTATCCTTACCTTGTTTCTGATGATGAGTTTAAAAAGATTGTTGCAATAATTCGACTTGCCGTGCCCTACACTGGCATGATTTTATCTACCCGTGAAAGACCAGGTTTTAGAGAAGAGGTAATTGACCTTGGGATATCGCAAATAAGCGCTGGGTCATGCACAGGTGTTGGTGGCTACACACTTGAATATGAAGGAAAATCCACGGGTGATTTAGATAAAGATCTTGCACAGTTTGAGGTTGAAGATAAGAGAAGTCCTGATGAGGTCATAAGAACTCTTTGCGAGGCAGGTTATATTCCAAGCTACTGCACAGCATGCTACAGGAGAGGAAGAACTGGGGATTTGTTTATGCAATATGCAAAGACAGGTGACATTCAAGACTTTTGTACACCAAATGCGCTTTTAACTTTTATGGAGTATTTGGAAGACTATGGCTCTGAGAAAACAAAAGAGATTGGGCGAAAGATTATATATGAGAGCTTGAATCAAATAAAGGATGAAAAAATGCGTAAAGAAACTGAAAAGAAACTTGAGATGATAAAAAAAGGTGTAAGAGATTTATATTTTTAA
- a CDS encoding response regulator → MKVCIVDDAQFIRQILKEIFTSLGHHVIAEFSSASQLIEEIEDLKPDIITLDITMPDIDGLTATRIIKNILPDTYVIIISAISQPDIEKEAKRCGAFEFIKKPFSKLAIEHVLNQIKQEQSSKNGAIH, encoded by the coding sequence ATGAAGGTTTGTATAGTTGACGACGCCCAGTTTATCCGGCAAATTTTAAAAGAGATATTCACTTCACTCGGGCATCACGTTATTGCAGAATTTTCATCTGCATCACAGCTCATTGAAGAAATCGAAGATTTAAAACCTGATATCATAACGCTTGACATAACAATGCCTGATATTGACGGACTTACTGCAACAAGAATTATAAAGAATATCTTACCAGATACATATGTCATAATAATTTCGGCAATCTCTCAGCCAGATATTGAAAAAGAAGCAAAAAGATGTGGAGCATTTGAATTCATCAAAAAGCCATTTTCCAAATTAGCAATTGAACATGTTTTGAACCAAATTAAACAAGAACAGAGCAGTAAAAATGGGGCTATACATTAG
- a CDS encoding Fur family transcriptional regulator, which translates to MAFLKSKLLQKGIKPSLIRLKVYEYLSNNKTHPTVDEIYSSLVAEIPTLSKTSVYNTLSLFVEKGLAQIITIEENIARFDADTSVHGHFQCKSCGKIYDFSVKPDSIQSSLSSEFVVDEIYVYYKGICPYCKNKNN; encoded by the coding sequence TTGGCATTTTTAAAAAGCAAGTTATTACAAAAGGGAATAAAACCATCGCTAATAAGGCTTAAGGTTTATGAATACTTGTCGAACAACAAAACTCATCCAACAGTAGATGAAATTTACAGTAGCTTGGTTGCTGAGATTCCTACACTTTCAAAAACGTCTGTGTACAACACTTTGAGTTTATTTGTAGAAAAAGGGCTTGCACAGATAATTACAATTGAAGAAAATATTGCACGCTTTGATGCTGATACATCAGTGCACGGTCATTTTCAATGCAAAAGCTGTGGCAAAATTTATGATTTCTCAGTAAAACCAGATTCTATTCAATCTTCTCTTTCTTCTGAATTTGTTGTTGATGAGATTTATGTCTACTATAAGGGCATCTGCCCTTATTGTAAAAATAAAAATAACTAA
- a CDS encoding tRNA1(Val) (adenine(37)-N6)-methyltransferase → MLRKENLKIGNYYIYQDTDYFLYGTDAVVLSDFIQIKKNDVVVEFGTGNLIIPILLWAKGKKFKKLYALEIQKEVCELAVLNRNINNLQDKIEVINADLKDALKIFGSEFANVVFTNPPYRKVNSGTINPNIKKAIARHEIMYTIEDVVRSAMQILKFGGRFYMVYRSDRLTDALYYLRHYKLEPSLIRFVHQNKVKESSLVLIEAKKGKQCSLVVDKPLFIDEMEYYLETQNSCEDETK, encoded by the coding sequence ATGCTTAGGAAGGAAAATTTAAAGATAGGAAACTATTATATATATCAAGATACAGATTACTTTCTATATGGCACAGATGCTGTTGTATTAAGTGATTTTATCCAGATAAAGAAAAATGATGTTGTAGTAGAATTTGGTACTGGTAATCTTATAATTCCGATTTTGCTTTGGGCAAAAGGTAAAAAATTCAAAAAACTTTATGCGCTGGAGATTCAAAAAGAAGTTTGTGAACTTGCTGTGCTAAACAGAAATATCAATAATCTTCAGGATAAGATTGAGGTGATTAATGCTGATTTAAAAGATGCTCTCAAGATTTTTGGTTCTGAGTTTGCAAATGTAGTATTTACAAATCCGCCTTATCGAAAAGTAAATAGTGGAACCATAAATCCAAATATCAAAAAAGCTATTGCAAGGCATGAAATTATGTATACAATTGAAGATGTTGTGAGAAGTGCAATGCAGATTCTAAAATTTGGTGGGCGTTTTTATATGGTCTACAGAAGTGATAGACTTACAGATGCACTATACTATCTGAGACATTACAAGTTGGAACCAAGCCTTATACGATTTGTTCACCAAAACAAAGTGAAAGAATCTTCGCTTGTATTGATAGAGGCAAAAAAAGGTAAACAGTGTTCATTGGTGGTTGACAAACCGCTATTTATTGATGAAATGGAATATTACCTTGAGACTCAAAATAGCTGTGAGGATGAAACAAAATGA
- the rsmI gene encoding 16S rRNA (cytidine(1402)-2'-O)-methyltransferase codes for MMGKLFIVGTPIGNLDDISKRAIDTLNSVDFIACEDTRVTIKLLNHFGIKKKLVSFHEFSPKEKEEKIIHELKSGKKIALVSDAGMPLISDPGYELVRRCIKEGIEVTVVPGPSAFVCALVVSGQNTYSFVFEGFLPKNKRAKREKLESLKYEKRTLIFYEAPHKLLDTLSQMAEIFGVDREISIVKEITKMHESIMLTTLGNAVEFFKQSPPKGEYVLVVRGYEDSKEKIQDDNAELIKERLKEKLLQGFSKKEATKMVAEELNLSKNKVYKIMIESNEFK; via the coding sequence ATGATGGGAAAACTCTTTATTGTCGGAACACCAATTGGGAATTTAGATGACATATCAAAACGTGCCATAGACACTTTAAATTCGGTAGACTTTATTGCATGTGAGGATACACGGGTCACTATAAAGCTTTTGAACCATTTTGGGATAAAAAAGAAACTTGTTTCTTTTCATGAGTTTAGCCCAAAAGAAAAAGAAGAGAAAATTATACATGAATTGAAAAGTGGCAAGAAGATTGCCCTTGTGTCTGATGCAGGAATGCCTCTTATTTCAGACCCTGGGTATGAATTGGTAAGAAGGTGCATAAAAGAGGGTATAGAGGTTACAGTGGTGCCAGGTCCTTCTGCTTTTGTATGTGCTTTAGTGGTCTCAGGGCAGAACACATACAGTTTTGTGTTTGAAGGATTTTTGCCCAAAAATAAAAGGGCTAAGAGAGAAAAGCTTGAAAGCTTAAAGTATGAAAAGCGTACTCTTATATTTTATGAGGCACCTCACAAGCTTTTGGATACGCTTTCTCAGATGGCTGAAATTTTTGGAGTGGACAGAGAGATAAGTATTGTTAAAGAAATAACAAAGATGCATGAGAGCATTATGCTCACAACTTTGGGCAATGCAGTAGAATTCTTTAAGCAAAGTCCTCCAAAGGGTGAATATGTGCTTGTTGTGAGAGGCTATGAAGATTCTAAAGAGAAAATACAAGATGACAATGCTGAACTTATAAAAGAAAGGCTCAAAGAAAAGCTTTTGCAAGGATTTTCCAAAAAAGAGGCAACAAAGATGGTGGCGGAGGAGCTGAATTTGTCTAAGAACAAAGTATATAAGATTATGATTGAAAGCAATGAGTTTAAATGA
- a CDS encoding glycosyltransferase, which produces MTVLFLLLICWTVGFILFAKISLDQEETTELPDVKVSVIIPARNEEKNLPFLLDSLKRQSLKPYEVIVVNDFSEDKTKEIAKRFNVKVIDNPPIPSGWTGKNWALWNGYLHSSGEILIFLDADVRLSKDGIEKIIKALIKSKGAISVIPYHKTERLYEKLCMIVNILGVFAFTSPYERKSKQKGLYGSCIALFRDDYQKIGGHKSICYKITDDLSLGKRLSSFNINIENYLGIDTVWFRMYPNGIKSQIHGIAKSAALSMQLLQKKTVFLIALWVLGLSLSGFLTPFLFFSHHHLLRIFLFSYLLYFVQILYLQRYIGNFGIVIPLFHFVSTAFFLYIVLYSFYQVKFSGSVWWKGRQVQVGGK; this is translated from the coding sequence ATGACTGTTTTATTTTTACTTTTAATATGTTGGACAGTAGGTTTTATTCTCTTTGCAAAAATTTCCTTAGACCAAGAAGAAACTACTGAATTGCCAGATGTAAAAGTTTCAGTTATTATCCCCGCTCGAAATGAAGAAAAAAACCTTCCTTTCTTGCTTGATTCACTTAAAAGACAGTCTTTAAAACCATACGAAGTAATAGTTGTAAATGATTTTTCTGAAGATAAAACAAAGGAGATTGCAAAAAGATTTAATGTGAAAGTAATTGACAATCCACCAATTCCAAGCGGTTGGACAGGAAAAAACTGGGCTTTATGGAATGGATATTTGCACTCATCAGGAGAAATTCTAATCTTTTTAGATGCCGATGTTCGGCTTTCTAAAGATGGCATTGAAAAGATTATCAAAGCGCTAATTAAGTCCAAAGGCGCAATTTCTGTAATTCCATATCATAAAACTGAAAGACTATATGAAAAGCTGTGTATGATTGTTAATATACTTGGTGTTTTTGCTTTCACCTCGCCATATGAGAGAAAAAGTAAACAAAAAGGACTCTATGGTTCATGCATTGCACTTTTTCGTGATGATTACCAAAAGATAGGTGGACATAAAAGCATCTGCTATAAGATTACAGACGATTTGAGCCTTGGCAAACGCTTGAGTAGTTTTAACATCAATATAGAAAATTATCTTGGCATTGACACAGTCTGGTTTAGAATGTATCCAAATGGTATAAAAAGTCAAATTCATGGTATTGCAAAGAGTGCTGCTCTTTCAATGCAGCTTTTGCAAAAAAAGACAGTATTTTTAATTGCCCTGTGGGTCTTAGGTCTATCGCTTTCTGGGTTTTTAACACCATTTCTGTTTTTTTCTCATCATCATTTGCTTAGAATATTTCTGTTTTCATACTTACTTTATTTTGTTCAGATACTTTACCTTCAACGATACATAGGGAATTTCGGAATTGTAATACCTCTTTTTCATTTTGTATCAACAGCTTTTTTCCTTTATATAGTTTTATATTCATTTTACCAGGTTAAATTTTCAGGAAGTGTATGGTGGAAAGGAAGACAAGTACAGGTAGGAGGAAAGTAA